The sequence AACTACAGAAGCAAATGTAGTGTTTTCGCAAGACACGCTTCCTGATGTGGATCTAACAGGCGGAATCTTTAGAGGTATCATAGGTAAAAATCGCGAATATGCTATCGGAAAAGTTGTAGCGACTGACGGAAACACCGTTACATTTGAGGGAACTAATAATGCCTGGCGACACACAAAAGCGGTGGGAACAAAGGCATATGGATTTGGCTATGGATTTGTATCTCACAAAAATTTGCTAGACATACCGGGTGAATGGTTTGTAGAAGACGGAAAAGTTTACTATATGCCAGATAGTGAAATTAGGGACGCAGAAGTGGAAATGCAAGTTAGAGAAAAAGTATTGCAGATGAATAATGTATCGAATGTGGTGTTGGAGAACCTGAATTTTGTTGCAGGTAGCGCCGAGATCAAGTCGACGGACAATCTTATGGTCGAGGGATGTACATTCAGATATCTAAAACCGTTCTACACATTGAATGGCTACGGAATGGGCGATTCTGCGAGGACTGGCGTTTATATCGAAAATAGCACCAATAACACATTTAAAGATACATACTTGGGGCATACTTGGGGCACTGGATTTTATGTTGCAGGAGGTGATGGCAACTCATTTATTAACTGCGTTATGGAAGATATTGGATGGATAGGCACGTTCACTGCTGGAGTCTATTCGTCTGGCGATAACACTCTAATCGAGGATTGCTCGTTTCGCGACAACGGGCGTTTTCAAATTAGGGTAGATAAGGATATCAAAATTGACGTACTACACTCAACGTTTGAGCGCGCTATGAAAATGGGCGAAGATGCAGGGCCGTTGGAGTTTACTAGTACCGGAAAGATTGCGCCGCTGGATTTGAAGGGGTCGGAGATTGCGTATAATCAGGTGTTTGATTTAAGAGGAATTCCGGTAAGCTCTGGAGGCAAGCCGCGTCAATTTGTTGTGGCGTTCTATATGGAGGACGTAAACAATTATACTGCGCACCACAATTTAGTCTACGATATGGAAGCGCCAGTTTATACCGAAGGCTTCTTGGAGGGCTTTGAGGGAGACAACATTTTCTTATATTTAGGACCGAGATACAACGAAATGACCAAGCCGGTAAATTATTATAACAACACGGTTTGGGACTATGTGCGAAACGTTAATGTGTGGAACATCGAGATAGCAAATTATGACGAGCTCGCAGCAAAGGGCTTGAAGCAAGAAGGAAGAAGCGGCAGTTTGGATGATGGGCACTTCGTCAACAATTTATTTAATGATGGACCGTTTAGCCTAAGCTGGTATACACAAAATCTTACAGCAACAGGGGGCAAAATCGATAACGTACCAAATCCTGATGCAAACTGGAAAAATATTACAACCGATAGCATGGATGAGTTCTTTGCGCATGGTGAAAAAATCGGATATTTCTTTAATCCTGAAACTAATATGATATTGGACAAAGAAACAGGAGCTCAAAATTATGTAGATGCCGACAATGGTAATTTTAGATTAGCAGAGGACTCGCCGGCAAAAGGTGCGGGGACGCCGATTCCAGGAATAACGTCATCTGAAACTCCAGATTTGGGAGCACTAGAAGGTAGCGATTATGTGTTATCTGCAGGTGCGACGCTAGAAATTCCAATATTTAAAGAGCAAAGATAGATCAAGAGTCCTGAGAAAGGAGAATCTATGAAAAAGAAGATGATTGCGGCATTACTGATGTCGATGATAATAGCAGGATGTAGTAGCGATGAGGCATCTGAGCCAGTTGCGGAGCCAGTTGCAGTTGCGGAGCCAGTTGCAGTTGCGGAACCAGTTGCAGTTGCGGAACCAGTTGCAGTTGCGGAACCAGCCAAAGCAATAAAGCCTTTATTTGAAAAGCGTACAGAAGCTATGGAGATGCATGTGTATGGAGCAGAAGTGCCATGGGCGGCGGACGCTGAGGCTATTGCAGTAGACAATAAAACCACGTTCGCATCGATAGCCGAGGCACTAAAAAACGCTATCCCAGGCGATGTAATTATTGTGCATGAGGGAGTCTATCGCGAAGCGCTGAATGTAAAACTTGATGATATAACGATTAAAAATTTTGAAGACGATTATGTTTTGGTAACGGGAACTGAAGTGGTAACAGGCTGGGTTCCTGCAGTGGACCACCCAACTCCTGGCGTTATGATGGCTCCGGTTCATGAAAAATGGGCAAAAGCGACGATAGATTATACGCAGGTATTTGTTGATGGGGAAATGGGTGAGATGGCAAAGCATCCAAATCGTACATTAGATGAGATGATGAGCCCTACAGAGGAAGGTAGCGGATTTGACGTAGTTTCCAATATTTACAAAAACGCGAATGAGCCAGGCAGTGTTACGTTTAATAATGGGCTTCCAGATGTGGATTTAACAGGTGGTGTATTTAGAGGCTTGATCGGAAAAGCTCGCGAGTATCCGAGAGGAATTATCGTTGGCAATGAAGGTGATAGCGTGCAGTTTGAAGCTGTAAATAAGAGTCACTGGAATGCTCCAAATGCTATTGCCTCAACGTATCATAAGTTTGGGTTTGCATCGGTAATGCATAAGAATTTGATTGATGCGCCAGGTGAGTGGTATGTAGAAGATGATATGCTATACTACTTGCCAGAAGACGGCGTTGCGATGGAAGACTTGACAGTGGAGATGCAGGTGCGCGAGAAGGTACTTCTAATGAGCGGTGCGGACAACACCGTAATAGAAGGAATCAATTTCAAGGCTGGTAACGCAGATATTAGCAACGTAAAAAATATGGCAATGAGTGATTGCTCCTTCAGATATTTGTATCCGCTGTGGCTGCCTACAAATTATGGTCAAGGGCAAAGCAATTCTACAGGAATCGTGATTTCGAACTCTAGCAATAACACATTTTCGAATATGTATGTTGCACACACATGGGGCAATGGCATCGCGGTGCTTGGTGGCAAGGGCAATACGTTTACCAATTGCATCATAGAAGATATCGGGTGGATTGGAATTTTCACTGCAGGAATAATGGCAAAGTCTGATGAGACCAGAATTGAAGACGCTACATTTAGAGATAACGGAAGATTTCAGGTCAGAATTGAAGATCATGGAAAGGTGGACATCATTCATAGTGAATTTGTAGGGGCCATGAGCATGACCGAAGATGCCGGTGCGATTTCATCCGAAAGTACTGGTTGGATAGGCCCTCTCAATATGAAGGGATCGGAGATCGCATACAACAAAATTCACGATTTGAAAGGTGTACCAGTATCGTCCGGAGGCTATCAAAGGCAATTTATGGTAGGGATATATCTGGAAGATGTTAACAATTATACTGCACATCACAACTTGGTTTATGATATCAAGGCGGATAATTATGATGTGGGAGATCCGAAATTTATATATGAGGGAGCAGCAATGTACTTGGGTCCTCGATATAATGCGATGTACGATCCAGTGAACTATTACAATAATGTGTTTTGGAATTGTGATATGATGATGAACTTATGGAATATAGAGATCAACAACTATGAAGAGTTGCGAGCAGGTGGAATGAAGCAGGAAGCGAACAGTGGCTTGATTGCAGATGGGCACTTTGTCAACAATTTATTTAATGATGGATCGTTTAACCTAGGTTGGTATACACAAAATATTACAGCAACAGGGGGCAAAATCGATAACGTACCAAATCCTGATGCAAACTGGAAAAATATTACAACCGATAGCATGGATGAGTTCTTTGCACATGGTGAAAAAATCGGATATTTATTTAATCCTGAAACTAATATGATATTGGACAAAGAAACAGGAGCTCAAAATTATGTAGATGCCGACAATGGTAATTTTAGATTAGCAGAGGACTCGCCGGCAAAAGGTGCGGGGACGCCGATTCCAGGAATAACGTCATCTGAAACTCCAGATTTGGGAGCATTAGAAGGTAGCGATTATGTGTTATCTGCAGGTGCGACGTTAGAAATTCCAATATTTAAAGAGCAAAGATAGGCCAAGAGGTCTGAGAAAGGAGAATTTATGAAAAAGAAGATGATTGCGGCATTACTGATGTCGATGATAATAGCAGGATGTAGTAGTGAGGAGGCAGCGGAGCCAATTGCGGAGCCAGTTGCAGTTGCAGAACCAGTTGCAGTTGCGGAACCAGTTGCAGTTGCGGAACCAGCTGCAGTTGCGGAACCAGTTGCAGTTGCGGAGCCAGCCAAAGCAATAAAGCCTTTATTTGAAAAGCGTACAGAAGCTATGGAGATGCATGTGTATGGAGCAGAAGTGCCATGGGCGGCGGACGCTGAGGCTATTGCAGTAGACAATAAAACCACGTTCGCATCGATAGCCGAGGCACTAAAAAACGCTATCCCAGGCGATGTAATTATTGTGCATGAGGGAGTCTATCGCGAAGCGCTGAATGTAAAACTTGATGATATAACGATTAAAAATTTTGAAGACGATTATGTTTTGGTAACGGGAACTGAAGTGGTAACAGGCTGGGTTCCTGCAGTGGACCACCCAACTCCTGGCGTTATGATGGCTCCGGTTCATGAAAAATGGGCAAAAGCGACGATAGATTATACGCAGGTATTTGTTGATGGGGAAATGGGTGAGATGGCAAAGCATCCAAATCGTACATTAGATGAGATGATGAGCCCTACAGAGGAAGGTAGCGGATTTGACGTAGTTTCCAATATTTACAAAAACGCGAATGAGCCAGGCAGTGTTACGTTTAATAATGGGCTTCCAGATGTGGATTTAACAGGTGGTGTATTTAGAGGCTTGATCGGAAAAGCTCGCGAGTATCCGAGAGGAATTATCGTTGGCAATGAAGGTGATAGCGTGCAGTTTGAAGCTGTAAATAAGAGTCACTGGAATGCTCCAAATGCTATTGCCTCAACGTATCATAAGTTTGGGTTTGCATCGGTAATGCATAAAAATTTGATTGATGCGCCAGGTGAGTGGTATGTAGAAGATGATATGCTATACTACTTGCCAGAAGACGGCGTTGCGATGGAAGACTTGACAGTGGAGATGCAGGTGCGCGAGAAGGTACTTCTAATGAGCGGTGCGGACAACACCGTAATAGAAGGAATCAATTTCAAGGCTGGTAACGCAGATATTAGCAACGTAAAAAATATGGCAATGAGTGATTGCTCCTTCAGATACTTGTATCCGCTGTGGCTGCCTACAAATTATGGCC is a genomic window of Candidatus Epulonipiscium viviparus containing:
- a CDS encoding right-handed parallel beta-helix repeat-containing protein, which codes for MRKSWIIFATMLFLAGCGATEEAEVMTVVLENETTTAAESEDSKIASSAKIETATPEKVAIIIEEERTQAMEIHVYSDEIPWNRTAQPQTLEFASINEALSNAIEGDVIIVHEGVYREMLNIKKDNITIKAAEGEYVLITGNELVTGFVPYEEMPGVYVADAPANYKTTTLPYSQVFVNGHAKDMARFPNLTIDDMMMPIEEGGGYGEITKIYKDAGTTEANVVFSQDTLPDVDLTGGIFRGIIGKNREYAIGKVVATDGNTVTFEGTNNAWRHTKAVGTKAYGFGYGFVSHKNLLDIPGEWFVEDGKVYYMPDSEIRDAEVEMQVREKVLQMNNVSNVVLENLNFVAGSAEIKSTDNLMVEGCTFRYLKPFYTLNGYGMGDSARTGVYIENSTNNTFKDTYLGHTWGTGFYVAGGDGNSFINCVMEDIGWIGTFTAGVYSSGDNTLIEDCSFRDNGRFQIRVDKDIKIDVLHSTFERAMKMGEDAGPLEFTSTGKIAPLDLKGSEIAYNQVFDLRGIPVSSGGKPRQFVVAFYMEDVNNYTAHHNLVYDMEAPVYTEGFLEGFEGDNIFLYLGPRYNEMTKPVNYYNNTVWDYVRNVNVWNIEIANYDELAAKGLKQEGRSGSLDDGHFVNNLFNDGPFSLSWYTQNLTATGGKIDNVPNPDANWKNITTDSMDEFFAHGEKIGYFFNPETNMILDKETGAQNYVDADNGNFRLAEDSPAKGAGTPIPGITSSETPDLGALEGSDYVLSAGATLEIPIFKEQR
- a CDS encoding right-handed parallel beta-helix repeat-containing protein; protein product: MKKKMIAALLMSMIIAGCSSDEASEPVAEPVAVAEPVAVAEPVAVAEPVAVAEPAKAIKPLFEKRTEAMEMHVYGAEVPWAADAEAIAVDNKTTFASIAEALKNAIPGDVIIVHEGVYREALNVKLDDITIKNFEDDYVLVTGTEVVTGWVPAVDHPTPGVMMAPVHEKWAKATIDYTQVFVDGEMGEMAKHPNRTLDEMMSPTEEGSGFDVVSNIYKNANEPGSVTFNNGLPDVDLTGGVFRGLIGKAREYPRGIIVGNEGDSVQFEAVNKSHWNAPNAIASTYHKFGFASVMHKNLIDAPGEWYVEDDMLYYLPEDGVAMEDLTVEMQVREKVLLMSGADNTVIEGINFKAGNADISNVKNMAMSDCSFRYLYPLWLPTNYGQGQSNSTGIVISNSSNNTFSNMYVAHTWGNGIAVLGGKGNTFTNCIIEDIGWIGIFTAGIMAKSDETRIEDATFRDNGRFQVRIEDHGKVDIIHSEFVGAMSMTEDAGAISSESTGWIGPLNMKGSEIAYNKIHDLKGVPVSSGGYQRQFMVGIYLEDVNNYTAHHNLVYDIKADNYDVGDPKFIYEGAAMYLGPRYNAMYDPVNYYNNVFWNCDMMMNLWNIEINNYEELRAGGMKQEANSGLIADGHFVNNLFNDGSFNLGWYTQNITATGGKIDNVPNPDANWKNITTDSMDEFFAHGEKIGYLFNPETNMILDKETGAQNYVDADNGNFRLAEDSPAKGAGTPIPGITSSETPDLGALEGSDYVLSAGATLEIPIFKEQR
- a CDS encoding right-handed parallel beta-helix repeat-containing protein, whose amino-acid sequence is MKKKMIAALLMSMIIAGCSSEEAAEPIAEPVAVAEPVAVAEPVAVAEPAAVAEPVAVAEPAKAIKPLFEKRTEAMEMHVYGAEVPWAADAEAIAVDNKTTFASIAEALKNAIPGDVIIVHEGVYREALNVKLDDITIKNFEDDYVLVTGTEVVTGWVPAVDHPTPGVMMAPVHEKWAKATIDYTQVFVDGEMGEMAKHPNRTLDEMMSPTEEGSGFDVVSNIYKNANEPGSVTFNNGLPDVDLTGGVFRGLIGKAREYPRGIIVGNEGDSVQFEAVNKSHWNAPNAIASTYHKFGFASVMHKNLIDAPGEWYVEDDMLYYLPEDGVAMEDLTVEMQVREKVLLMSGADNTVIEGINFKAGNADISNVKNMAMSDCSFRYLYPLWLPTNYGQGQSNSTGIMISNSSNNTFSNMYVAHTWGNGIAVLGGKGNTFTNCIIEDIGWIGIFTAGIMAKSDETRIEDTTFRDNGRFQVRIEDHGKVDIIHSEFVGAMSMTEDAGAISSESTGWIGPLNMKGSEIAYNKIHDLKGVPVSSGGYQKQFMVGIYLEDVNNYTAHHNLVYDIKADNYDTGNPKFTYAGSAMYLGPRYNAMYEPVNYYNNVFWNCDEMINLWNIDINNYEELRAGGMKQEADSGLMADGHFANNIFGVGKNFINYSNQDISKTGATIRTVWNPDQKKGIITYDMEEFFAHAPTAGYMFNPENNYYVADEDVEQYFVDASNGNFELVENSKAVAGGVAIDGITASDAPDAGALEGDAYVLSAGATLEIPIFKEIIE